A DNA window from Streptomyces parvus contains the following coding sequences:
- a CDS encoding TetR/AcrR family transcriptional regulator: MTTSQTDGRLLKGELRRQELIEATLQVVAREGVAGVSHRAVAREANQPPTAAAYYFKSIDDLLTAALTVCMDQDAERMRRLAESADGSPEGLTALAELLANVMGGPGRLLAEYELYLLAARRPELRTSTGRWLDAIAEYALRYTDDPVRVQIFKGVIDGLLLQGLLTETPPTAAEFEAVLRHVLL; encoded by the coding sequence ATGACCACATCACAGACCGACGGCCGCCTGCTCAAGGGCGAGCTCCGACGGCAGGAACTCATCGAAGCCACCCTCCAGGTGGTCGCCCGCGAGGGCGTCGCGGGTGTCAGCCACCGGGCGGTGGCGCGCGAGGCGAACCAGCCCCCCACCGCCGCCGCCTACTACTTCAAGAGCATCGACGACCTGCTCACCGCCGCCCTCACCGTCTGTATGGACCAGGACGCCGAACGGATGCGACGCCTGGCCGAGAGCGCCGACGGCAGCCCCGAGGGCCTCACCGCCCTCGCCGAGCTGCTCGCGAACGTGATGGGCGGCCCCGGCCGGCTCCTCGCCGAGTACGAGCTCTACCTGCTCGCCGCCCGCCGGCCGGAGCTGCGCACATCCACCGGGCGCTGGCTGGACGCCATCGCCGAATACGCCCTGCGCTACACCGACGACCCGGTCCGGGTGCAGATCTTCAAGGGCGTCATCGACGGACTGCTCCTCCAGGGACTGCTGACCGAAACACCGCCGACGGCGGCGGAGTTCGAGGCCGTGCTACGGCACGTCCTGCTCTGA
- a CDS encoding MFS transporter has translation MANPYGALFKAPGSVAFSAAGFVARMPLSMTGIGIITMLSQMRGQYGLAGAVSATFTLSMALCGPQISRVVDRRGQSKVLLPAAGLSVIAMGVLLLCARYDAPVWTLFASAVLAGTMPNMAAMVRARWTHVYRGSDRLHTAYSLESVVDELTFVVGPALAVALSTALFPEAGPLVAAVLLTLGVLMFVPQKRTEPPVLQPADEGAPSVSALRGGPLVLLALTLVAGGTIVGTVDVVSVAFAEEQGSPASAGIVLSVYAIGSAGAGLVFGALRLTVPLPRLLLLSTAGTALTTLPLLLVGNIATLSAAVFFSGLFFAPTMIVVMGLVEKTVPPAALTEGMTWAITGLSVGVALGASVSGGMVDRFGPSGGFAVAIAAGGATVLLALTAQGPLNRSLRARAEAPAEEGHAESVL, from the coding sequence ATGGCCAACCCTTACGGCGCTCTCTTCAAGGCGCCCGGCTCCGTAGCCTTCTCCGCCGCGGGCTTCGTCGCCCGCATGCCGCTGTCGATGACCGGCATCGGGATCATCACGATGCTGTCCCAGATGCGAGGGCAGTACGGCCTGGCAGGCGCCGTCTCCGCCACCTTCACGCTGTCCATGGCCCTCTGCGGCCCCCAGATCTCCCGCGTCGTCGACCGGCGGGGGCAGAGCAAGGTGCTGCTGCCCGCCGCGGGCCTCAGCGTCATCGCCATGGGCGTGCTGCTTCTCTGCGCCCGCTACGACGCCCCCGTCTGGACCCTCTTCGCCAGCGCGGTGCTGGCCGGGACGATGCCCAACATGGCCGCGATGGTCCGTGCCCGGTGGACCCACGTCTACCGGGGCTCGGACCGCCTCCACACCGCCTACTCGCTGGAATCGGTCGTCGACGAACTCACCTTCGTGGTGGGCCCCGCGCTCGCGGTCGCGCTGAGCACCGCACTCTTCCCGGAGGCCGGGCCCCTGGTGGCGGCGGTGCTGCTCACCCTCGGTGTCCTCATGTTCGTCCCGCAGAAGCGCACCGAACCGCCGGTGCTCCAGCCGGCCGACGAGGGCGCCCCGAGCGTCTCCGCGCTGCGCGGCGGACCGCTCGTCCTGCTGGCCCTCACCCTCGTGGCGGGCGGCACGATCGTCGGCACCGTCGACGTGGTGAGCGTCGCCTTCGCCGAGGAGCAGGGCTCCCCGGCCAGCGCGGGCATCGTCCTCTCCGTCTACGCGATCGGCTCGGCCGGCGCCGGGCTCGTCTTCGGCGCCCTCCGGCTCACCGTCCCGCTGCCCCGGCTGCTCCTCCTGAGCACGGCCGGCACCGCCCTGACCACGCTTCCCCTGCTGCTCGTCGGGAACATCGCGACGCTCTCCGCGGCCGTCTTCTTCTCCGGCCTCTTCTTCGCGCCTACCATGATCGTGGTGATGGGACTGGTGGAGAAGACGGTGCCGCCTGCCGCCCTCACCGAGGGAATGACCTGGGCGATCACGGGCCTCAGCGTCGGTGTCGCGCTCGGCGCCTCGGTGTCGGGCGGTATGGTCGACCGCTTCGGCCCCTCCGGCGGCTTCGCCGTGGCCATCGCCGCGGGCGGCGCGACGGTGCTGCTGGCGCTGACCGCCCAGGGCCCCCTCAACCGGAGTCTGCGGGCGCGCGCGGAGGCGCCCGCAGAAGAAGGCCACGCCGAGTCGGTCCTGTAG
- the paaK gene encoding phenylacetate--CoA ligase PaaK codes for MTAMLDATERLGRGELEALQLERLRSTLRHAYDHVPFYRDAFDRAGLRPEDCRTLADLARFPFTAKTDLRDNYPFGMFAVPEHEVRRIHASSGTTGRPTVVGYTERDLDTWADVVARSIRAAGGRPGHKVHVAYGYGLFTGGLGAHYGAERLGCTVIPASGGMTARQVRLIRDFRPEIIMITPSYMLTLLDEFERQGVDPRSTSLKVGIFGAEPWTEGMRREIEDRFAIDAVDIYGLSEVMGPGVAQECVETKDGLHIWEDHFYPEVVDPFTGEVLPDGEEGELVFTSLTKEAMPVIRYRTRDLTRLLPGTARTFRRMEKVTGRSDDMVVLRGVNLFPTQIEEIVLRTPGVAPHFQLRLTRHGRLDALTVLAEARADATTDERERAAGAIAAAVKDGVGVSVDVEVVDPETLERSVGKLRRIVDLREKESGTG; via the coding sequence ATGACGGCCATGCTGGACGCGACGGAACGGCTCGGCCGGGGCGAACTGGAGGCCCTGCAACTGGAGCGGCTGCGGTCCACGCTGCGCCACGCGTACGACCACGTCCCCTTCTACCGGGACGCGTTCGACCGCGCGGGGCTGCGGCCGGAGGACTGCCGGACGCTCGCGGATCTGGCCCGTTTCCCGTTCACCGCGAAGACGGATCTGCGGGACAACTACCCGTTCGGGATGTTCGCCGTACCGGAGCACGAGGTGCGCAGGATCCACGCCTCCAGCGGCACGACGGGGCGGCCGACCGTCGTCGGGTACACCGAACGGGATCTGGACACCTGGGCCGACGTGGTGGCCAGGTCGATCCGGGCGGCGGGCGGGCGACCCGGCCACAAGGTCCATGTGGCGTACGGATACGGGCTGTTCACCGGTGGGCTCGGAGCGCACTACGGGGCGGAGCGGCTCGGCTGCACGGTGATCCCGGCCTCCGGGGGCATGACCGCGCGCCAGGTGCGGCTGATCCGGGACTTCCGGCCCGAGATCATCATGATCACGCCGTCGTACATGCTGACCCTGCTGGACGAGTTCGAGCGGCAGGGCGTCGACCCGCGTTCGACGTCCCTGAAGGTGGGGATCTTCGGTGCGGAGCCGTGGACCGAGGGGATGCGCCGGGAGATCGAGGACCGGTTCGCGATCGACGCGGTGGACATATACGGGCTCTCGGAGGTGATGGGCCCGGGGGTGGCGCAGGAGTGCGTGGAGACGAAGGACGGGCTGCACATCTGGGAGGACCACTTCTATCCGGAGGTCGTGGACCCGTTCACCGGTGAGGTGCTTCCCGACGGCGAGGAGGGGGAACTGGTCTTCACCTCGCTGACCAAGGAGGCGATGCCGGTGATCCGATACCGGACCCGGGACCTGACACGGCTGCTGCCGGGGACGGCGCGGACGTTCCGGCGGATGGAGAAGGTCACCGGCCGCAGCGACGACATGGTGGTCCTGCGCGGGGTGAACCTCTTCCCCACCCAGATCGAGGAGATCGTGCTCCGGACGCCCGGCGTCGCCCCGCACTTCCAGCTGCGGCTGACCCGGCACGGGCGGCTGGACGCGCTGACGGTCCTCGCGGAGGCGCGGGCGGACGCGACGACCGACGAACGGGAGAGGGCGGCGGGGGCCATCGCGGCGGCGGTGAAGGACGGCGTCGGGGTGTCGGTGGACGTCGAGGTCGTGGATCCGGAGACGCTGGAGCGTTCGGTGGGCAAGCTCCGGCGGATCGTCGACCTGCGGGAGAAGGAGTCCGGCACGGGGTGA
- a CDS encoding ABC transporter substrate-binding protein translates to MHLAHRPLVITALCSAVALCAALAGCAPQAEEKRASAGPGATASCTPGKLATQVPGKLTVGTDKPAYAPWFADDEPSNGKGFESAVAYAVAKELGYGRDAVVWQHVPFNSAFAPGAKKFDFDINQVSISEERKKAVAFSSGYYDVRQAVVALKSSKAAKAKSVADLKDVKLGAQVGTTSLDFITDLVKPKEKPAVYQRNDFAKSALKTGQVQAIVVDLPTAFYITGAEVPEAEVVGQFAESPGRPEQFGLVLDRESALTSCVSGAVDTLRKDGTLAGLEKKWLSDAVDAPVLR, encoded by the coding sequence ATGCATCTCGCCCACCGGCCCCTGGTCATCACCGCTCTGTGCTCCGCCGTCGCCCTCTGCGCCGCCCTTGCGGGCTGTGCCCCGCAGGCGGAGGAGAAGAGGGCGTCGGCCGGGCCCGGTGCGACGGCGTCCTGCACGCCCGGCAAGCTCGCCACCCAGGTGCCCGGAAAGCTCACCGTCGGCACCGACAAGCCCGCGTACGCCCCCTGGTTCGCCGACGACGAGCCGTCCAACGGGAAGGGCTTCGAGTCGGCGGTGGCGTACGCCGTGGCGAAGGAGCTGGGGTACGGCCGCGATGCCGTGGTCTGGCAGCACGTGCCGTTCAACAGCGCGTTCGCGCCCGGCGCGAAGAAGTTCGACTTCGACATCAACCAGGTCTCCATCAGCGAGGAGCGGAAGAAGGCCGTCGCGTTCTCCTCCGGCTACTACGACGTCCGCCAGGCCGTCGTCGCGCTGAAGTCGTCGAAGGCCGCGAAGGCGAAGAGCGTCGCCGACCTCAAGGACGTGAAGCTCGGCGCACAGGTGGGCACCACCAGCCTCGACTTCATCACCGATCTGGTGAAGCCGAAGGAGAAGCCCGCCGTCTACCAGCGCAACGACTTCGCCAAGTCGGCGCTGAAGACCGGTCAGGTGCAGGCCATCGTGGTGGACCTGCCGACCGCCTTCTACATCACCGGGGCCGAGGTGCCCGAGGCGGAGGTGGTGGGCCAGTTCGCCGAATCCCCCGGTCGGCCGGAGCAGTTCGGGCTGGTCCTGGACCGGGAGAGCGCGCTGACCTCCTGTGTGAGCGGGGCGGTGGACACGCTGCGGAAGGACGGCACGCTGGCCGGCCTGGAGAAGAAGTGGCTCTCCGACGCCGTCGACGCGCCGGTGCTCAGGTGA
- a CDS encoding amino acid ABC transporter permease — protein MTLHKAPAVEDAYVPSERRIARERYRRGRTRRATAIAAASTLVVGAALFVLITNSPGWARTKETFFSAHYARVAFPQVLEGLWLNLRLLAVCGAAVLVLGLLLAVARTLRGPVFFPLRALATAYTDFFRGLPLIICLLMVVFGVPALRLEGVTTDAVLLGGSALVLTYSAYVAEVFRAGIESVHPSQRAAARSLGLSSGQALRFVVLPQAVRRVVPPLLNDLVSLQKDTGLVSIAGAVDAVYAAQIIASKDFNYTPYVVAGLVFVALTIPMTRLTDWVTARMDRRRAQGGLV, from the coding sequence GTGACCCTGCACAAGGCACCGGCCGTCGAGGACGCCTACGTCCCCTCCGAGCGCCGCATCGCCCGCGAGCGCTACCGGCGGGGGCGTACCCGGCGGGCCACCGCGATCGCCGCGGCCAGCACGCTGGTGGTGGGTGCGGCGCTGTTCGTGCTGATCACGAACTCGCCGGGCTGGGCCCGTACCAAGGAGACGTTCTTCAGCGCCCATTACGCGCGCGTCGCCTTCCCGCAGGTCCTGGAGGGGCTGTGGCTGAACCTGCGGTTGCTGGCGGTGTGCGGGGCGGCCGTGCTGGTGCTCGGTCTGCTGCTGGCGGTGGCACGGACCCTGCGCGGTCCGGTGTTCTTCCCCCTCCGCGCGCTGGCCACCGCGTACACGGACTTCTTCCGGGGGCTGCCGCTCATCATCTGTCTGCTGATGGTGGTGTTCGGGGTGCCCGCCCTGCGGCTGGAGGGGGTGACCACCGATGCGGTGCTGCTGGGCGGCAGCGCGCTGGTGCTGACCTACTCGGCGTACGTCGCGGAGGTCTTCCGGGCGGGCATCGAGTCCGTACACCCCTCGCAGCGGGCGGCGGCGCGTTCGCTGGGGCTGAGCAGCGGGCAGGCGCTGCGTTTCGTCGTGCTGCCGCAGGCGGTGCGGCGGGTGGTGCCGCCGCTCCTCAACGATCTGGTGTCGCTCCAGAAGGACACCGGGCTCGTCTCGATCGCCGGGGCGGTGGACGCCGTGTACGCGGCGCAGATCATCGCGAGCAAGGACTTCAACTACACGCCGTACGTGGTCGCTGGGCTGGTCTTCGTGGCGCTGACCATCCCGATGACCCGGCTCACCGACTGGGTGACGGCCCGGATGGACCGGCGGCGGGCGCAGGGAGGGCTGGTATGA
- a CDS encoding amino acid ABC transporter ATP-binding protein: MSTAAETAPVLRMEAVRKSFGTSPVLRDVDLEVAPHTVTALIGASGSGKSTLLRCANLLEEVDDGAVFLDGEEITDPRADADAVRRRIGVVFQAYNLFPHLTVLQNITLAPRRVHGLSRARAETDARELMERLGLGAKADEYPDRLSGGQQQRAAIARALAVRPRLLLLDEITAALDPELVGEVLGLVREVKEDGMTMVIATHEMAFAREVADQVCFLDGGVVLERGTPEEVFGAPREERTQRFLRRIVAAGRL; the protein is encoded by the coding sequence ATGAGCACGGCAGCGGAAACGGCTCCGGTGCTGCGGATGGAGGCGGTCCGCAAGTCGTTCGGTACGTCGCCGGTGCTGCGGGATGTGGACCTGGAGGTGGCCCCGCACACGGTGACCGCCCTGATCGGCGCTTCCGGGTCGGGGAAGTCGACGCTGTTGCGCTGCGCCAACCTCCTCGAGGAGGTCGACGACGGGGCGGTCTTTCTGGACGGCGAGGAGATCACCGACCCGCGGGCCGACGCGGACGCGGTGCGCCGCCGGATCGGCGTGGTGTTCCAGGCGTACAACCTCTTCCCGCATCTGACCGTGCTGCAGAACATCACCCTGGCCCCGCGCCGTGTCCACGGGCTTTCCCGGGCCCGGGCCGAGACGGACGCCAGGGAGCTGATGGAGCGGCTGGGGCTCGGGGCGAAGGCGGACGAGTATCCGGACCGGCTCAGCGGCGGGCAGCAGCAGCGGGCCGCGATCGCGCGGGCGCTGGCCGTACGCCCCCGGCTGCTGCTCCTGGACGAGATCACGGCGGCCCTGGACCCGGAGCTGGTGGGCGAAGTGCTGGGTCTCGTACGGGAGGTGAAGGAGGACGGCATGACGATGGTGATCGCCACGCACGAGATGGCGTTCGCGCGTGAGGTAGCCGACCAGGTGTGCTTCCTGGACGGCGGGGTGGTGCTGGAGCGCGGCACGCCCGAGGAGGTGTTCGGCGCGCCCCGCGAGGAGCGCACGCAGCGGTTCCTGCGGCGGATCGTGGCGGCGGGGCGGCTGTAG
- a CDS encoding acyl-CoA synthetase, which yields MTGVRSSTVDGVLTRSARRTPGRTALRYADRAWTYRSLDAAVSTAAAVLTEEHGLAPGDRVAAYAHNSDAYLIGFLACARAGFVHVPVNQHLTGDDLAYLLDQSGSSLVLTDPDLAGRLPAGRPVRALRDAPGSLLDALTAERPFTPERPPASDDLVQLLYTSGTTALPKGAMMTHGALVHAYVSAITALGLAADDRPVHSLPLYHSAQMHVFLLPYLAVGAENTILDAPDATRILELVEQGLADSLFAPPTVWIALADHPEFATRDLGGLRKAFYGASIMPVPVLERLRERLPHLAFFNCFGQSEIGPLATVLGPDEHEGRMDSCGRPVLFVEARVVDEKGEDVPDGTPGEVVYRSPQLCSGYWEKPEETAQAFRDGWFRSGDLAVRDAEGFFTVVDRVKDVINSGGVLVASRQVEDALYTHPAVAETAVIGLPDDRWIEAVTAVVVRRAEADVEESELIAHAREKLTAFKAPKRVVFVDQLPRNASGKILKRQLRDELT from the coding sequence ATGACAGGTGTACGCAGCAGCACGGTCGACGGCGTCCTCACCCGCAGCGCCCGGCGCACCCCCGGCCGGACCGCCCTGCGGTACGCCGACCGGGCCTGGACCTACCGCTCGCTCGACGCCGCCGTCTCCACGGCCGCCGCCGTCCTCACCGAGGAGCACGGGCTCGCCCCCGGCGACCGGGTGGCCGCCTACGCGCACAACTCCGACGCCTATCTGATCGGCTTCCTCGCCTGCGCCCGGGCCGGTTTCGTCCACGTACCGGTCAACCAGCACCTCACCGGTGACGACCTGGCCTACCTCCTCGACCAGTCCGGCTCCTCCCTCGTGCTGACCGATCCGGACCTCGCCGGGCGGCTCCCCGCCGGCCGCCCCGTGCGTGCGCTGCGGGACGCTCCCGGCTCGCTGCTCGACGCCCTCACCGCGGAACGGCCCTTCACCCCCGAGCGTCCGCCCGCCTCCGACGATCTGGTGCAGCTGCTGTACACCTCCGGCACCACGGCCCTGCCCAAGGGCGCGATGATGACGCACGGGGCCCTGGTCCACGCGTACGTCAGCGCGATCACCGCGCTCGGCCTCGCCGCGGACGACCGGCCCGTGCACTCCCTGCCGCTCTACCACTCGGCCCAGATGCATGTGTTCCTGCTGCCCTATCTGGCGGTGGGCGCGGAGAACACCATCCTGGACGCGCCGGACGCCACCCGCATCCTCGAACTCGTGGAACAGGGCCTGGCCGACAGCCTGTTCGCGCCGCCCACGGTCTGGATCGCCCTCGCCGACCACCCCGAGTTCGCCACCCGCGACCTCGGCGGCCTCCGCAAGGCGTTCTACGGAGCCTCGATCATGCCCGTCCCCGTCCTGGAGCGGCTGCGCGAACGCCTGCCGCACCTGGCCTTCTTCAACTGCTTCGGCCAGAGCGAGATCGGCCCGCTGGCCACCGTGCTGGGCCCGGACGAGCACGAGGGCCGCATGGACTCCTGCGGTCGGCCGGTCCTCTTCGTGGAGGCCCGCGTCGTCGACGAGAAGGGCGAGGACGTGCCCGACGGAACGCCCGGCGAGGTCGTCTACCGATCGCCCCAACTCTGTTCCGGCTACTGGGAGAAGCCCGAGGAGACGGCGCAGGCCTTCCGCGACGGCTGGTTCCGCTCCGGCGATCTCGCGGTCCGCGACGCCGAGGGCTTCTTCACCGTCGTCGACCGGGTCAAGGACGTCATCAACTCCGGCGGTGTCCTCGTCGCCTCCCGCCAGGTCGAGGACGCCCTCTACACCCACCCCGCCGTCGCGGAGACCGCCGTCATCGGCCTCCCCGACGACCGGTGGATCGAGGCCGTCACCGCCGTCGTCGTCCGGCGCGCCGAGGCGGACGTGGAGGAGAGCGAACTCATCGCCCACGCCCGCGAGAAGCTCACCGCCTTCAAGGCGCCCAAGCGCGTGGTGTTCGTCGACCAACTGCCGCGCAACGCCAGTGGAAAGATCCTCAAGCGGCAACTGCGGGACGAACTGACCTGA